A DNA window from Camelina sativa cultivar DH55 chromosome 17, Cs, whole genome shotgun sequence contains the following coding sequences:
- the LOC104756428 gene encoding epidermal growth factor receptor substrate 15-like 1 gives MAGQNPNMDQFEAYFKRADLDGDGRISGAEAVGFFQGSGLSKQVLAQIWSLSDRSRSGFLDRQNFYNSLRLVTVAQSKRELTPEIVNAALNTPTAAKIPPPKINLSAIPAPRPNPAATTVSSVPSTVSQNVGFGGPGAPNANVNQNYFPSQQNQQMRPNQGISGLTSLRPATGPEYRPNALPGQFQSGPVGSVTRPPQAGPTSVSGPGSSTFNLNNLYAGNTGGYSSGFGGGSIAAPSPGVKPESQIDPKALVVSGNGGDMFSSFQQPTLSNSSISSAIVPTSAGTQPPPKPNALDSLQSTFSMLPAGNQPRPAASSQPAVSSQGPSSGLPAGSAVGSAHSTPAGNNQPPWPKMKPSDVQKYTKVFMEVDSDKDGKITGEQARNLFLSWRLPREVLKHVWELSDQDNDTMLSLREFCISLYLMERYREGRPLPTDLPSSIRFDETLLSISGPPSHGYANAGWGSSQGFVQQPVMGARPITPTTGMRPPVPAPGPHPGSGMSFNQQRNQAPGLDDPSHLGNGYPASSNLPEAAADGEKVDEKKNAYMDSREKLEYYRTKMQDIVLYKSRCDNRLNEISERASADKREAETLAKKYEEKYKQVAEIGSKLTIEEARFREIEGRKTELSQAIVNMEQGGSADGLLQVRADRIQSDLEELMKALTERCNKHGLEVKSKALVDLPAGWQPGIQEGAALWDEEWDKFEDEGFGNEITFDKSKEQNSSGEKENGEVDDGKGPPDSPTHLDENYGPFSETSDRHHESEYGATHSEDDSGRSPRDSPVSRTATEIPSPDSHGKNSEFFDDSNWASAFDTNDDVDSVWGFDASKSQDGDYSVSGGDYGGDTGREDSPSSRSFGAQRKSPFAFDDSVPSTPLSRFGNSPPRFSDASARDNNFDSFSRFDSFNTSEAGAGFSSQPERLSRFDSINSSKDFGGAAFSRFDSINSSRDFGGPSLSRFDSMNSTKDFSGSHGYSFDDADPFGSTGPFKVSSDESPKKRSDNWNSF, from the exons ATGGCGGGTCAGAATCCTAACATGGATCAATTCGAGGCCTACTTCAAGAGAGCTGATTTGGACGGAGATGGTCGGATCAGTGGAGCCGAAGCTGTTGGATTTTTTCAAGGATCTGGTTTGTCTAAGCAAGTTCTCGCCCAG ATATGGTCGCTTTCTGATCGGTCACGTAGTGGTTTCCTTGATCGGCAAAACTTTTATAATTCTCTGAGACTTGTAACAGTAGCTCAGAGCAAGAGAGAGCTGACACCTGAGATTGTTAACGCCGCACTGAATACTCCTACTGCAGCCAAAATACCACCGCCCAAAATTAATCTTTCAGCTATTCCTGCACCCCGACCTAATCCTGCCGCTACCACAGTCAGTTCCGTACCCTCAACAGTTTCTCAAAATGTGGGTTTTGGAGGACCAGGGGCACCAAATGCGAATGTTAATCAGAATTATTTTCCATCTCAACAAAACCAGCAAATGAGACCAAATCAAGGAATATCGGGGCTGACTTCACTTAGACCAGCGACTGGTCCAGAATATAGACCAAATGCCTTACCAGGTCAATTTCAGTCAGGTCCTGTTGGTAGTGTTACACGTCCTCCTCAGGCTGGTCCCACTAGTGTATCTGGTCCTGGTAGTTCAACGTTCAATCTTAATAATTTGTATGCTGGAAACACCGGCGGATACTCGTCAGGCTTTGGAGGGGGAAGCATAGCAGCACCTTCTCCTGGCGTAAAACCAGAGTCACAAATTGATCCAAAGGCGCTTGTTGTATCTGGAAATGGAGGTGACATGTTTTCCTCTTTCCAGCAACCCACTCTGAGTAATTCTTCAATCAGTTCAGCCATTGTTCCTACTTCTGCTGGAACCCAACCTCCACCAAAACCTAATGCTCTCGACTCCCTACAGAGTACTTTCTCAATGCTACCTGCAGGGAATCAGCCACGGCCAGCAGCAAGTTCACAGCCTGCAGTGTCCTCACAAGGTCCATCCTCCGGTTTGCCAGCTGGAAGTGCAGTTGGATCTGCCCATTCAACTCCTGCTGGAAATAATCAGCCTCCATGGCCAAAAATGAAACCATCTGATGTCCAGAAATATACAAAGGTATTTATGGAAGTTGATAGCGACAAGGATGGGAAAATCACTGGTGAGCAGGCAAGGAATCTGTTTTTAAGCTGGAGGCTACCCAGGG AGGTATTGAAGCATGTGTGGGAATTATCTGATCAGGATAATGATACTATGCTTTCTCTGAGGGAGTTCTGCATTTCATTGTATTTGATGGAGCGGTATAGAGAAGGCCGTCCTCTTCCGACAGATCTTCCTAGCAGCATCAGGTTTGATGAGACACTGTTATCTATCTCAGGCCCACCTAGTCATGGATATGCAAATGCTGGATGGGGATCTAGTCAAG GTTTTGTACAGCAGCCAGTGATGGGTGCACGGCCAATCACCCCAACAACTGGTATGAGACCACCAGTTCCTGCACCAGGCCCTCACCCTGGCAGCGGTATGTCTTTTAACCAGCAAAGGAATCAAGCGCCAGGTTTGGATGATCCCAGTCACCTAGGTAATGGATATCCTGCAAGCTCAAATCTTCCAGAAGCAGCAGCTGATGGGGAAAAG GttgatgaaaagaagaatgCATACATGGACTCCAGGGAGAAACTTGAATACTACCGGACCAAAATGCAAGATATT GTCTTGTACAAAAGCAGGTGTGACAATAGATTAAATGAGATCTCTGAAAGGGCTTCCGCTGACAAGCGTGAG GCTGAAACATTGGCAAAGAAGTATGAAGAGAAGTATAAGCAAGTTGCTGAAATAGGGTCAAAATTAACTATTGAAGAGGCCAGGTTCCGCGAGATTGAG GGGCGGAAGACGGAGTTGAGCCAAGCGATTGTGAACATGGAGCAAGGTGGTAGTGCTGATGGTCTCCTTCAG GTCCGGGCTGACAGAATACAATCAGATCTAGAGGAACTGATGAAGGCTTTAACTGAACGTTGCAATAAACATGGGTTGGAGGTTAAGTCCAAGGCCCTAGTAGACCTTCCAGCTG GTTGGCAACCTGGAATTCAAGAAGGGGCAGCTCTTTGGGATGAAGAATGGGATAAGTTTGAAGATGAAG GATTTGGCAATGAGATTACTTTTGACAAATCAAAAGAGCAAAACTCATCTGGTGAGAAGGAAAACGGTGAGGTGGATGATGGTAAGGGGCCACCTGACTCGCCGACTCATTTAGATGAAAACTATGGACCATTTTCAGAAACCTCAGACCGCCACCATGAGAGTGAATATGGGGCAACTCACAGTGAAGATGATTCAGGCAGAAGTCCTAGAGACAGTCCTGTCTCTAGGACTGCTACTGAGATCCCATCTCCAGATTCTCATGGAAAGAATTCGGAATTCTTCGATGACTCGAATTGGGCAAGTGCGTTTGACACTAACGATGATGTGGATTCAGTCTGGGGATTTGATGCATCAAAAAGTCAG GATGGAGATTATTCTGTATCTGGTGGCGATTATGGTGGAGACACGGGAAGGGAAGATTCTCCAAGTTCGAGAAGCTTCGGCGCTCAGAGAAAGAGCCCATTTGCATTTGACGATTCAGTTCCCAGCACTCCACTTTCAAGATTCGGGAACTCTCCACCTCGGTTCAGCGATGCATCAGCCAGAGATAATAATTTTGATAGCTTCTCCAGGTTCGATTCCTTCAACACCAGTGAAGCAGGCGCCGGGTTTTCCTCCCAGCCCGAAAGACTGTCTCGGTTTGATTCCATCAACAGCTCAAAAGATTTTGGTGGAGCTGCTTTCTCCAGGTTTGATTCAATTAACAGTAGCAGAGACTTTGGAGGTCCCTCGCTTTCAAGATTCGATTCCATGAATAGTACAAAGGATTTCAGTGGCAGCCATGGATACTCATTTGATGATGCAGACCCGTTTGGTTCCACAGGCCCCTTCAAAGTCTCTTCAGATGAAAGCCCCAAGAAAAGGTCAGACAATTGGAACTCCTTCTAG
- the LOC104756429 gene encoding coiled-coil domain-containing protein 115 isoform X1, giving the protein MAGDEGTEIYEEREESMDAAVGKEEAEIKTEGKEDENILQFLDSLDGYLTLMDSVNSKLREGWFDLASARHSMGTLRINSTLLDLKYHPAASTLQVTDQEVGSLGSVPRFALSKWASKGCGSPKGKDFSTDTDSEIGSPLSQQLRHRGVSEEKPSAKDETTLAADEEIKKERAKSLSVFGGLVSPKLRGAQLSFETALETLVEIANMRASMLSAFERITEK; this is encoded by the exons ATGGCGGGAGATGAAGGAACTGAGATTTACGAGGAAAGAGAAGAATCCATGGATGCGGCGGTGGGTAAGGAAGAAGCAGAAATTAAAACTGAAGGGAAAGAAGATGAGAACATTTTGCAGTTCCTAGATTCGTTGGATGGGTATCTGACGCTTATGGACTCTGTCAATTCAAAGCTCCGAGAG GGATGGTTTGATCTAGCTAGTGCTCGACACTCTATGGGAACTTTACGTATCAACAGCACTCTTTTAGACCTCAAGTATCATCCCGCTGCTTCTACATTGCAAGTCACTGACCAAGAGG TTGGATCTTTGGGATCAGTTCCACGTTTTGCTTTGTCCAAGTGGGCTTCCAAGGGTTGTGGTAGCCCTAAAGGCAAAGACTTCTCTACTGATACAGATTCGGAGATAGGCTCACCTCTCAGCCAACAGCTACGACATCGAGGAGTTTCTG AAGAGAAACCATCAGCTAAGGACGAAACCACTTTAGCTGCTGATGAAGAG ATCAAGAAAGAACGAGCTAAATCTCTGTCGGTATTTGGAGGCTTAGTCTCCCCTAAGCTACGCGGCGCTCAACTATCATTTGAGACAG CTCTTGAAACTCTTGTGGAAATAGCCAACATGCGTGCATCTATGCTATCTGCCTTTGAGCGGATCACAGAGAAGTAA
- the LOC104756429 gene encoding coiled-coil domain-containing protein 115 isoform X2 codes for MAGDEGTEIYEEREESMDAAVGKEEAEIKTEGKEDENILQFLDSLDGYLTLMDSVNSKLREGWFDLASARHSMGTLRINSTLLDLKYHPAASTLQVTDQEVGSLGSVPRFALSKWASKGCGSPKGKDFSTDTDSEIGSPLSQQLRHRGVSEKPSAKDETTLAADEEIKKERAKSLSVFGGLVSPKLRGAQLSFETALETLVEIANMRASMLSAFERITEK; via the exons ATGGCGGGAGATGAAGGAACTGAGATTTACGAGGAAAGAGAAGAATCCATGGATGCGGCGGTGGGTAAGGAAGAAGCAGAAATTAAAACTGAAGGGAAAGAAGATGAGAACATTTTGCAGTTCCTAGATTCGTTGGATGGGTATCTGACGCTTATGGACTCTGTCAATTCAAAGCTCCGAGAG GGATGGTTTGATCTAGCTAGTGCTCGACACTCTATGGGAACTTTACGTATCAACAGCACTCTTTTAGACCTCAAGTATCATCCCGCTGCTTCTACATTGCAAGTCACTGACCAAGAGG TTGGATCTTTGGGATCAGTTCCACGTTTTGCTTTGTCCAAGTGGGCTTCCAAGGGTTGTGGTAGCCCTAAAGGCAAAGACTTCTCTACTGATACAGATTCGGAGATAGGCTCACCTCTCAGCCAACAGCTACGACATCGAGGAGTTTCTG AGAAACCATCAGCTAAGGACGAAACCACTTTAGCTGCTGATGAAGAG ATCAAGAAAGAACGAGCTAAATCTCTGTCGGTATTTGGAGGCTTAGTCTCCCCTAAGCTACGCGGCGCTCAACTATCATTTGAGACAG CTCTTGAAACTCTTGTGGAAATAGCCAACATGCGTGCATCTATGCTATCTGCCTTTGAGCGGATCACAGAGAAGTAA
- the LOC104756430 gene encoding U-box domain-containing protein 44 has protein sequence MVGSSEDGNQSDDSSQFERGVDHIYEAFICPLTKEVMHDPVTLENGRTFEREAIEKWFKECRDSGRPPSCPLTSQELSSADVSPSIALRNTIEEWRSRNDAAKLDIARHSLFLGNAETDILQALMHVRQICRTIRSNRQGVRNAQLIRMVIDLLKSSSHKVRYKALQTLQVVVEGDEESKAIVAEGDTVRTLVKFLSHEPSKGREAAVSLLFELSKSEALCEKIGSIHGALILLVSLTSSNSENVSIVEKADRTLENMERSEEIVRQMASYGRLQPLLGKLLEGSPETKVSMASFLGELPLNNEVKVLVAQTVGSSLVDLMRSGDMPQREAALRALNKISSFEGSAKVLISIGILPPLIKDLFYVGPNNLPIRLKEVSATILANIVNIGYDYDKATLVSDNRVENLLHLISNTGPAIQCKLLEVLVGLTSCPKTVPKVVYAIKTSGAIISLVQFIEVRENDDLRLASIKLLHNLSPFMSEELAKALCGTAGQLGSLVAIISENTPITEEQAAAAGLLAELPDRDLGLIQEMLEVGAFEKIISKVIGIRQGDIKGMRFVSPFLEGLVRILAKITFAFNKETRAITFCQEHNVATLFLHLLQSNGQDIIQMVSAMALENLSLESIHLTRMPDLPPPNYCGSIFSCMSKPHVVNGLCKIHQGICSLRYTFCLVEGQAVEKLVALLDHGNEKVVEAALAALSSLLEDGLDVEKGVNILDEAGAITHILTVLKENRSERLTRRAVWVVERILRIEDIARELAEEQALSAALVDAFQNADFRTRQIAENALKHIDKIPNFSGIFPSMA, from the exons ATGGTTGGAAGCTCGGAGGATGGTAACCAGTCAGATGACAGCTCTCAATTTGAGCGAGGGGTTGATCATATCTACGAAGCCTTCATCTGCCCATTGACAAAGGAGGTTATGCATGACCCTGTCACTTTAGAGAACGGCAGAACATTCGAGCGTGAAGCCATCGAGAAATGGTTCAAGGAATGTCGTGACAGTGGGAGACCACCATCTTGCCCATTGACTTCTCAGGAGCTGAGCAGCGCTGATGTTAGCCCCAGCATAGCTCTGCGTAACACTATCGAAGAGTGGAGATCAAGGAATGATGCTGCCAAGCTTGACATTGCTCGTCACTCACTTTTTTTAGGTAATGCTGAGACCGACATTTTGCAAGCTTTGATGCATGTACGACAGATTTGCAGGACTATCCGATCTAATAGGCAAGGTGTACGCAACGCTCAGCTTATCCGTATGGTCATCGACTTGTTGAAAAGTAGTAGCCATAAAGTTCGGTATAAGGCTCTACAGACTCTTCAAGTTGTTGTTGAAGGAGATGAGGAGAGCAAG GCTATAGTAGCTGAAGGGGACACTGTGCGTACACTAGTTAAGTTCTTATCACATGAGCCATCAAAAGGGAGGGAAGCAGCTGTTTCCTTGCTGTTTGAGCTCTCTAAGTCAGAAGCTTTGTGCGAGAAGATTGGTTCCATTCATGGAGCACTTATATTGTTGGTTAGTCTGACTAGCAGCAACTCAGAAAATGTTTCAATTGTTGAGAAAGCTGATAGAACCTTGGAAAACATGGAGAGGTCAGAGGAAATTGTTAGGCAGATGGCTTCTTATGGTAGACTCCAGCCTCTTCTAGGAAAACTCCTTGAAG GTTCACCTGAAACAAAAGTCTCTATGGCTTCCTTTCTCGGGGAGCTTCCTTTAAATAATGAAGTGAAGGTTCTTGTGGCTCAGACTGTGGGTTCTTCTCTTGTCGATCTTATGAGAAGTGGTGACATGCCCCAACGGGAAGCTGCCTTGAGAGCTCTTAACAAAATCTCATCGTTCGAAGGGAGTGCTAAGGTCTTGATCAGCATAGGAATTCTCCCCCCACTTATCAAAGATCTGTTTTATGTAGGGCCAAACAACCTTCCAATTCGGTTGAAAGAAGTCTCTGCCACTATTCTTGCTAACATAGTGAACATTGGGTATGACTATGACAAAGCCACTCTTGTTTCAGACAACAGAGTGGAGAATCTGCTCCATCTAATTAGCAACACGGGACCAGCGATCCAGTGCAAGCTGTTGGAGGTTCTTGTTGGACTCACCAGTTGCCCAAAAACAGTTCCAAAAGTTGTCTATGCAATTAAAACCTCAGGTGCAATCATCAGTTTGGTTCAGTTTATAGAGGTCCGAGAGAATGATGATTTGCGTTTGGCTTCCATAAAGCTTCTTCATAACCTTTCCCCATTCATGAGTGAAGAACTAGCTAAGGCCTTATGTGGCACTGCTGGACAACTCGGAAGCCTTGTTGCAATCATTTCAGAAAACACACCAATCACTGAAGAACAGGCTGCAGCTGCTGGACTCTTAGCTGAATTACCAGATAGGGATTTGGGTCTTATTCAGGAAATGTTAGAAGTTGGTGCTTTTGAAAAAATCATCTCCAAAGTGATTGGCATCCGCCAAGGGGATATCAAGGGAATGAGGTTTGTGAGTCCTTTTCTGGAAGGACTTGTGCGTATACTTGCTAAGATTACTTTTGCTTTCAACAAAGAGACTCGGGCCATTACCTTTTGCCAAGAGCACAATGTTGCTACGCTCTTCCTTCATCTGCTTCAATCCAACGGTCAAGATATCATCCAGATGGTTTCTGCCATGGCTTTAGAGAATCTGTCACTAGAGTCTATTCACCTGACACGGATGCCTGATCTGCCTCCTCCTAACTACTGTGGCTCGATCTTTTCATGCATGAGCAAACCACACGTTGTAAACGGGCTGTGCAAGATCCACCAAGGAATATGTTCATTAAGATACACATTTTGCCTCGTCGAAGGACAAGCTGTGGAGAAATTAGTGGCTCTATTAGACCATGGAAATGAGAAAGTGGTTGAGGCCGCACTTGCAGCTCTTTCGAGCTTATTAGAAGACGGATTAGACGTAGAGAAAGGGGTGAATATACTTGATGAAGCGGGCGCGATAACGCATATACTAACCGTTCTGAAGGAGAACCGATCAGAGAGGCTGACGAGGAGAGCTGTTTGGGTGGTggaaaggatcttgaggattgaAGACATAGCAAGAGAGCTCGCAGAGGAGCAGGCCCTGAGCGCTGCACTCGTGGACGCTTTCCAAAACGCTGATTTTAGAACGCGACAGATAGCTGAGAACGCGTTGAAACACATCGATAAGATCCCAAACTTCTCAGGTATATTCCCAAGCATGGCATAG
- the LOC104759315 gene encoding putative F-box/kelch-repeat protein At1g20790: MRRLPLHLLDEILFKLDPKSLVKMRCTNKSINSHVSEDPNFKNEYYSRTGSSLLHVSKYASNLLCFHPFGNSRSFNERLENVFNILGSCSGLLLLSIGGRPCVANPLTNKFRFMDYPNSGKTTCIGFAVDHIDPTTQKFKIVCIVEVLKPSNPVEKMYQFDINTGDSWSLSKTTFTCHSSKLKKGKNSKPVYLNGDLH, from the coding sequence ATGAGGAGATTACCTTTGCATCTCCTAGACGAGATTCTCTTCAAACTAGATCCCAAATCCTTGGTGAAGATGCGATGCACAAACAAATCCATCAACTCGCATGTATCAGAGgacccaaattttaaaaacgaatACTATTCCCGTACCGGATCCAGTTTGCTTCACGTCTCCAAATATGCCTCCAATTTACTCTGTTTCCACCCTTTTGGAAATTCTAGGTCATTCAATGAGCGCTTAGAGAATGTGTTTAATATTCTCGGTTCTTGTTCCGGCCTTCTCCTACTCTCCATTGGTGGTCGTCCCTGCGTGGCTAATCCCCTCACAAACAAGTTCCGATTCATGGATTACCCTAACTCGGGTAAAACAACTTGCATTGGGTTTGCTGTTGATCATATCGATCCAACCACTCAGAAATTCAAAATTGTCTGCATAGTCGAAGTGCTTAAGCCTTCAAATCCAGTCGAAAAGATGTATCAGTTCGACATTAACACCGGAGATTCATGGAGTTTATCGAAAACAACATTTACTTGCCACTCAAGCAAACTCAAGAAGGGTAAGAATTCGAAACCTGTTTACTTGAACGGAGATCTTCACTGA